The proteins below come from a single Eremothecium sinecaudum strain ATCC 58844 chromosome II, complete sequence genomic window:
- the VID24 gene encoding glucose-induced degradation complex subunit VID24 (Syntenic homolog of Ashbya gossypii ADL330W; Syntenic homolog of Saccharomyces cerevisiae YBR105C (VID24)) gives MINETIGSGLKGATVKEQARSPAVGSLRSFTPVGQSSGSKCEEREQGFKCHSGDSIELSWSYGRDSPCSESCATIFDDTLVSLPKKYLEQDVDDEQMPRLAGRRRHCSHSKKGWWLGNEGVIDYNAVVPAVVRPTTTTNWLKPLMAFQGYQISGYKKYQVHVLLQTVELPALQHPSSTTSPHMTGFLTIRGLTNQHPEITTFFEAFAVNETIGFISSSMPFELDDYKSTDRVDLEHWLNFPSFKELCMLNDSNIMSDIMEGNYTHRDYLARRYIFMRWKEKFLVPDEEVGNVEGASYDGYYYIVHDQITGNVLGFYYHKDAEKFQQLELTPIYQMRKGVCKFDFT, from the coding sequence ATGATCAACGAGACGATAGGTAGCGGCTTAAAGGGAGCAACGGTTAAGGAGCAGGCTCGTAGCCCTGCTGTGGGGTCTTTAAGGTCTTTTACTCCTGTTGGTCAAAGTAGTGGTTCGAAATGCGAAGAGCGGGAGCAGGGATTTAAGTGCCACAGTGGGGATTCGATAGAGCTCTCTTGGAGTTATGGGCGTGATTCACCATGCTCAGAGTCCTGTGCGACTATTTTTGATGATACTCTAGTGAGTTTACCCAAAAAGTACTTGGAGCAGGATGTTGATGATGAACAGATGCCACGGTTGGCTGGCCGCCGTAGACACTGTTCGCATTCAAAGAAGGGCTGGTGGCTGGGTAATGAAGGCGTAATTGACTATAATGCCGTGGTTCCGGCGGTTGTCCGTCCGACGACCACGACTAACTGGCTCAAGCCATTGATGGCCTTCCAGGGATATCAAATATCTGGATATAAGAAGTACCAGGTTCACGTTCTATTGCAGACCGTGGAGCTTCCCGCTCTTCAGCATCCGTCGAGCACCACTAGCCCCCATATGACTGGGTTTCTAACTATAAGAGGCCTGACTAACCAGCATCCAGAGATAACTACTTTCTTTGAGGCTTTTGCTGTGAATGAAACCATAGGTTTCATCTCAAGTAGCATGCCTTTCGAATTGGACGACTACAAGTCCACCGATAGGGTTGATTTAGAGCACTGGCTCAACTTCCCGAGCTTTAAGGAGCTATGCATGTTGAACGACAGTAATATAATGTCTGATATTATGGAGGGCAACTATACACATCGCGATTACCTTGCCAGGCGATACATATTCATGCGGTGGAAAGAGAAATTCCTGGTACCCGACGAAGAAGTAGGAAATGTAGAAGGTGCTTCCTATGATGGCTACTATTATATTGTGCATGATCAAATAACTGGCAATGTATTAGGATTTTACTATCACAAGGATGCTGAAAAGTTCCAGCAGTTGGAATTGACTCCTATTTACCAGATGAGGAAAGGTGTATGCAAGTTTGATTTTACCTGA
- a CDS encoding uncharacterized protein (Syntenic homolog of Ashbya gossypii ADL329W; Syntenic homolog of Saccharomyces cerevisiae YPR063C; 1-intron in Ashbya gossypii) translates to MQLHLWAKDNRDDTIMPSHTVKRHDVRRHDLIVGYQHVSAPLFAKGAAQGMLNQSMPMVAMFLKNKFLAWFALLSTWHNFLIYSGSSGPEYGDGDVHPLFKVGMAFVSLIVCYMNIAFPQFMTPPPAKKN, encoded by the exons ATGCAACTGCACTTGTGGGCGAAGGATAACCGAGACGATACAATTATGCCTTCACACACCGTAAAACGTCACGACGTTAGGCGTCATGATCTGATTGTTGG ATACCAACATGTCTCTGCTCCACTATTCGCGAAAGGGGCAGCTCAAGGCATGCTTAACCAGTCTATGCCTATGGTTGCAATGTTCTTAAAGAACAAGTTTCTCGCATGGTTTGCACTTCTAAGCACTTGGCATAATTTCTTGATCTACAGCGGAAGTTCGGGCCCAGAGTACGGCGACGGGGATGTACACCCTTTATTCAAGGTTGGAATGGCATTCGTGTCGCTAATAGTGTGTTACATGAACATTGCCTTCCCGCAATTTATGACACCACCACCCGCCAAAAAGAACTGA
- the ROX1 gene encoding Rox1p (Syntenic homolog of Ashbya gossypii ADL331C; Syntenic homolog of Saccharomyces cerevisiae YPR065W (ROX1)), with translation MADNPDLIPIAGSGPQGDDAPQAADEGLDKQSKQHIPRPRNAFILFRSHQQKLLTDYWKQSGQDIPHNCEVSKIISFQWKKLTPEEKKEWHDKAEQEKHEHAKKYPGYKYKPKRKKNRNKLALEFELQNLVRMYPHGGGTTTTESAVPGSSGQMTNPSSSSASMLPPQGGTAEDQLHFQQQVAVPSAGSQTSGSYLMQLAPWENRFTPEQQLHQHHQHHQQHRQHLEHQQQRGLPRGYTSDSPSSMSQSASAQISPVNFNALPSAPTPKIAYPHENVWKPSSYRQQQAPPQYRYQQQQQQQQQQQHQIQYMQQQQHLQPQHLQPQHQLQQQQLSQQHQSQQTQHRQQPYYRLPNIQQDPYIEHGYQHTVVATPPTSAPTSSSSILAPSSVPPQPMRFTMPIHQTPAPSNPSPAVGSSTSLQSNISSTAGVRMNDLGASQPDNVNPK, from the coding sequence ATGGCCGACAATCCAGATTTGATTCCGATCGCTGGATCAGGTCCCCAAGGGGACGACGCGCCGCAAGCTGCTGACGAGGGCCTCGACAAACAATCCAAACAACATATCCCTAGGCCCCGAAACGCATTTATTCTGTTTCGGTCGCATCAGCAGAAACTGCTAACGGATTATTGGAAACAGTCGGGCCAGGATATACCGCATAATTGCGAGGTGAGTAAGATCATCAGCTTTCAATGGAAGAAGCTGACTCCtgaagaaaagaaggaGTGGCACGACAAAGCTGAGCAAGAAAAACACGAGCATGCAAAGAAGTATCCTGGTTATAAGTACAAACCAAAGAGGAAAAAGAACAGAAACAAGCTGGCCTTGGAATTTGAACTTCAGAACCTCGTGCGAATGTACCCGCACGGCGGTGGTACAACTACCACAGAGTCTGCTGTACCTGGGTCCAGTGGACAGATGACGAATCCCTCCTCATCGTCGGCATCGATGTTGCCCCCACAGGGAGGCACAGCTGAGGATCAGTTGCATTTTCAACAGCAGGTTGCTGTACCGTCTGCAGGTTCACAGACTTCAGGTTCCTACTTAATGCAACTGGCCCCGTGGGAAAATCGGTTTACTCCGGAGCAGCAGCTACACCAACATCATCAGCATCATCAACAGCATCGTCAGCATCTTGAGCATCAACAACAGCGCGGACTACCAAGGGGATACACATCGGATTCCCCGTCGAGTATGAGCCAGAGCGCATCGGCTCAGATCTCGCCCGTAAATTTTAATGCACTTCCCAGCGCCCCTACACCTAAGATTGCATATCCGCATGAAAACGTGTGGAAACCATCCAGCTATCGTCAACAGCAGGCTCCGCCTCAGTACAGATAccaacagcagcaacagcagcaacagcaacaacaacacCAAATTCAATATatgcagcagcagcaacaCCTGCAGCCGCAACATCTACAACCTCAACATCAATtacaacagcagcagctaTCTCAGCAGCATCAATCTCAACAAACGCAGCATCGACAGCAGCCATATTACAGACTTCCAAACATTCAGCAGGATCCGTACATCGAGCATGGGTACCAGCACACTGTAGTAGCAACTCCTCCAACAAGTGCACCAACTTCTTCTAGTTCAATTTTAGCACCCTCTTCTGTTCCACCTCAGCCAATGCGTTTCACAATGCCTATCCATCAGACTCCTGCTCCTTCTAATCCTTCTCCTGCTGTAGGTAGTTCTACTTCTTTACAATCAAACATCTCTTCAACCGCCGGAGTCCGTATGAACGACCTTGGCGCATCACAACCAGACAATGTCAATCCAAAGTAA